The following is a genomic window from Vibrio cyclitrophicus.
ATAAGGTTAAAGAAAAATCGAATGGTGACCTTACGATTAAGATCTTCCCAAACGGTCAACTAGGCTCTGAACGTGACCAAGCTGAGCAAGTTGTTACCGGTGCGATTGATATGGCTAAAATCAACGGTGGATTAGCAGAATCTTTTGAACCAACTTTTAAAGTTAATGCACTGCCTTTCTTATTCCGTGATGTTCCACACATGAGAACGTTCATGCGAAGTGAAGCTGCACAAGAGATGTTGCTTTCAAGTGAAGGTAAAGGCTTCATTGGTCTTACATTCTATGATTCAGGTACACGTAGCTTCTACGCTAAAAAAGCAATTAACTCACCTGCCGATCTTGCTGGCATGAAAGTTCGAGTCCCTGGTTCTCCAACCATGATGGAAATGGTGAACCTATTAGGTGGTAAAGCGACACCTGTCCCTTTTAATGAGGTTTACACAGCACTTCAGCAAGGCGTAATTGATGGTGCTGAAAACAATATTTCTAGCTTAGTTGAAATGAAACACAGTGAAGTCGCTAAATTTTATTCTATGGATCAGCACATGATGACACCTGATGTGATCATTATTTCAGAATATAAATGGGGTTCATTAACTGCAGAAGAGCAGAAAATCTTAAAAGAAGCAGCAGCAGAGTCTCTTGAAGAGCAGATTAAAATCTGGGACGCAACAGATGACATGAACAAAGAGAAAGGAATGAAAGAAGGCGTAACGTTTGTTGAAGTTGATAAAGCCCCTTTCCGCGCTGCTGTTAAACCTATGATTGATGAAGCGAAAAAAGATCCAAAACTAGCTCCATTCATTGAAAAAATTGAAGCTCTTTAATCAGTATTAGTGAAAATATAATTTTGCCTTGGCTTTGCTAAGGCAAAATTTTTTGAGGTATCACACCATGTTAGCAACTTTCAGAAACCTACTTGATAGGTTGATTCTTTTTGTCTCTTCTTTTGCATTAATGTTACTTGTCGTTACAGTTACTTGGCAGGTTTTTAGTCGTTATGTTTTGAATGACCCAAGCAACTGGACTGATGAACTTGCTCGTTATGCGATGGTTTGGCTTGGCTTATTAGGAGCAAGTTATTTATTCGGTATCAAAGGACACTTAGCAATAACGTTATTGGATGGTTATCTTAAGGGTAAAGCACATATCGCATTACAAGTACTTATCAATGTGATCTCTGGTTCGTTTGTCTCTTTAGCCATGCTTCAAGGTGGCATCGCTTTAATGGGAAGAACCACGCAACAACTCTCTCCAGCATTACAATTACCGATGTCGACGGTTTATTCAATATTGCCGATTTCAGCCGTTATTATCCTCATCTATTTGGTCATGAATACGTTTGATCTTTTTTGTGAACCCAACAAAAAGTAAGTTTTAAAAGGACTCTATATTATGGATTTGTCCATTGGTGTTTGGCTGTTAGGCCTATTCTTATTCATGATCGCGATAAGCATGCCGATTGCGATTGCAATTGCCATGTCATCTTTAACGATCATGTATTTCATTTTGCCGTTTGAAGTCGCCAGTATTACTGCGGGTCAAAAAATTATTACCGGTATTGATAGTTTCAGTTTATTAGCAATCCCTTTCTTTATCCTCGCTGGCAATATAATGAATGTGGGTGGTATCGCTAGTCGGCTTATCAACCTTGCAAAGCTCTTGGTTGGTTGGATCCCTGGCTCACTTTTTCACGTTAACATCTTTGCAAATATGATGTTTGGCGCTGTTTCAGGATCCGCCGTTGCAGCAGCAGCAGCAGTGGGTAAAACC
Proteins encoded in this region:
- a CDS encoding TRAP transporter substrate-binding protein is translated as MKKHLLTITAASILMAFGVQAKTLTLGHAMSLESAAHQGMVIMADKVKEKSNGDLTIKIFPNGQLGSERDQAEQVVTGAIDMAKINGGLAESFEPTFKVNALPFLFRDVPHMRTFMRSEAAQEMLLSSEGKGFIGLTFYDSGTRSFYAKKAINSPADLAGMKVRVPGSPTMMEMVNLLGGKATPVPFNEVYTALQQGVIDGAENNISSLVEMKHSEVAKFYSMDQHMMTPDVIIISEYKWGSLTAEEQKILKEAAAESLEEQIKIWDATDDMNKEKGMKEGVTFVEVDKAPFRAAVKPMIDEAKKDPKLAPFIEKIEAL
- a CDS encoding TRAP transporter small permease encodes the protein MLATFRNLLDRLILFVSSFALMLLVVTVTWQVFSRYVLNDPSNWTDELARYAMVWLGLLGASYLFGIKGHLAITLLDGYLKGKAHIALQVLINVISGSFVSLAMLQGGIALMGRTTQQLSPALQLPMSTVYSILPISAVIILIYLVMNTFDLFCEPNKK